A region of the Cupriavidus taiwanensis genome:
GCCATCCGTGGGGCGTGGCGCTGCCCGCGAGCGCTCTGGGCGTGCTGGTCTGGCTGGTGCGCTACGGCGCGAGCCGGCTCGACGAAGGCCGCAAGGGCAGCGCCGGTACTGCCTGGCGGGCACTGTGGGCACGCCTGCCGGTCTCGCTGCTGGCCGGCGCGGCCGCGGCGGTGCTGGCCTTGCTGCTGTACGTGCTGTGGTCGTGGCTGGTGCTGTGGGTGCGCTGGAATGGCCGCGAGCCGGTCGACTGGCTGGTGTATGGCACCGCCTACACCGGGCCGGCGCTGGCTACGCTGACGGCCGTGGCACTGGTGCTGGCGCTGGTCGCCGGCCGCTTTACCGGCTTCCTGAACCTGTCCACGCTGCAACCTTTCTACGCGGCGCGCCTCACGCGCGCTTACCTTGGCGCATCCAATGGCGAGCGCTTTGCCGCGCCCGATCCCGATCCGGTGGCGGACCGGCGCCGGCGCGCGCGCTTCAGCGTGGCCGAGCCCGTGCCGGGCGACCAGCTCAGCCTCAATGCCTACTACGATCCGCACGTGCTGGCGCCGCTGCACCTGATCAACGTGACGCTGAACCTGACCGTCGATCCGGCCGAGCAGCTGGTCCAGCGCGACCGCAAGGGCAAGCCGCTGTGCCTGGCACCGGGCGCCGGCCTGCCGCAGCCGGGTGCGGCAAGCGCGGTCGCGCCGGACGCCTATGCGCGCTTCACCGTCGATGGCTGGCAGTGCTGCCCGGATCTGTCATGGCCCTCGTCGGGCAAGCTGGCGCAAGCGCTGACGGTGGGTGACTGGATCGCGATCTCGGGCGCGGCCGTGTCCACGGGGCTGGGCCGTGCCACCACCCTCGGTACATCGCTGCTGCTGGGGCTGGCCAACCTGCGGCTGGGCACGTGGTGGCCGTCGTTCCCGGCCCGCTATGCGCGCCGCGGCGGGCGCGAGGGCGAGCGCTGGCGCCATCCCGAACGCGCCACGCATCCGTGGCTGGCCGCCGGCATCTTCCGCACGCAGTATTACCTGGGGTGCGAGCTGAGCGCGCGCTTCCACGGCACGCGGCGCGGCTGGCAGTACCTGTCGGACGGCGGCCATTTCGACAACACTGGCGTCTACGAGCTGCTGCGTCCGGGCCGGAACGTCGCGCTGATCGTGCTGTGCGACTGCGGGGCCGATCCCGACTATCGCTTCGGCGACCTTGCCAACCTGATCCGCCTGGCGCGCATCGACCATGGCCTCGAGATCGTCGTCGATACCGAGGCCGCCACCACGCATCCGGTGCTGAGCCGAGTCTTCGGCGTGCCGGACGATTTCGTGCCGGGCCAGCCGTCCAGCACCGGCACCGGCGACAAATGCGCGGTGCTGCTCGACGTGTTCCGCACCGACCCGGCCTGCGCGGCGCCGCGCGCGCGCGTCTGCCGCATCGTGCTGATCAAGCCCCGGCTGGTGTCATGGGCGCCGGCCGACGTGCGGCACTATGGCGCCACGCACCCGGCCTTTCCGCAGGAGGGCACCGGCGACCAGTTCTTCGACGAGGCGCAATGGGAAAGCTACCGGGCCCTGGGGCACGCGCTTGGCAAGCGCGTGCTGGGCGGTGAAGTGGGCAAGGCGCTGCTGGCGTGATCGCGCGCTGCGCTGGCCTCAGCGCACGAAGCCGATCACGTCTTCCAGCCGGCCGCTGGCGTCGCGCAACGCCTCGAGCAGCCGTGGCACGGCGGCATCGTCGAGCCGTTGCTGCGGCCCGGCGATGGCGACCGAGCCCACCACCGCGCTGCGGTCGCGCGACCACAGCGGCAGGGCCAGGCCCGCGACGCTGGCCGCGGCTTCCTCGCGCGTATGCGCCCAGCCGCGTTCGCGCACCTCGGCCAGTTGCTGCTCGATGCGCTCGCGTTCCAGCGTGGTATGCGGACCCATGCGCGCCACGGCCTGGCGGTACACCTCGTCGCGAAAGGCCTCGTCCTGGAACGCCAGCATGGCCTTGGCGTGCGCGCCGGCATAGAGCGGAAAGCGCTCGCCCAGCTCGATCGAAAAGCGCAGCTGGTGCTGGCTCTGTACCAGCCCCACGCACAGGCCTTCATGGCCATCGAGCCACGACAGGAACACGGTCTCGCCGCTCTGCGCGGCCAGCTTCTCCAGCACCGGGCGCACGATCTCGTCGGGCGAGAAGCTCTTGCGCACCACCTGCCCCAGTTCGAACAGCCGCAGCCCCAGCGAATACTTGCCGGTGGCCGCATCCTGCACCAGGAAGCCGTTGGCGGCGAACGTGGCCAGCACGCGGTGCACTACGGCGTAATGCACGCCGCTGTGCTTGGCCAGCTCGCGCACGCCCCAGGTGGGCTGGCGCACGGTGAAGTGGGTCAGCAGGGCCAGCGCGCCGTCCAGTGTCTTGAGAGTCATCGATCGTTCCTTCGCATCGGGCTGAATGGTAAGGGCAAGCGGCGCGCGGCTCAATCCTTGCACCCCCGCTGTGGCCCCACCGCGCCCGGCGATACCCACGCCGCCCGCAGGGCCGCAAAGCCGCCGCCAGCACGATCCGCGCAGGCTCACTAACATAGCGAACCATCCGCATTGCAGCGGCGGCGCACGTGTGGCGCCCGCCAGACCACGACATGACCCGCGACTCTCTCCCCGCCGGCAACGGCGTTGCCTATTCGGTGCTCGACCTCGCCCCCATCCCGCAAGGCAGCGATGCCGGCCAGGCCATGCGCAACTCGCTCGACCTGGCACGCCATGCCGAGCAGCTGGGCTACCACCGCTACTGGCTGGCCGAGCATCACAACATGCCCGGCATCGCCAGCGCCGCCACCGCGGTGCTGATCGGCTATGTCGCCAACGGCACCCACAGTATCCGCGTGGGCTCGGGCGGCGTAATGCTGCCCAACCATTCGCCGCTGGTGATCGCCGAGCAGTTCGGCACGCTGGCCTCGCTCTATCCGGGCCGCATCGACCTGGGCCTGGGCCGCGCGCCCGGCACCGACCAGGCCACCGCGCGCGCGCTGCGCCGTCATCTGGCCAGCGACAGCGCCGATACCTTTCCGCAGGACGTGGAAGAGCTGCAGGCGTATTTCGACGACGTGCGTCCCGGCCAGCGCCTGCGCGCGGTCCCGGGCGCGGGCCTGAAGGTGCCCATCTGGCTGCTGGGTTCGAGCCTGTTCAGCGCGCAGCTGGCCGCGGCGATGGGGCTGCCGTTCGCCTTCGCCTCGCACTTTGCGCCGGGCTTCATGCGCCAGGCGGTGGACCTGTACCGGCGCACATTCCGCCCGTCCGAGACGCTCGACCGGCCCTACGTGATGCTCGGCCTCAATGTGTTCGCGGCCGATACCGGAGACGAGGCGCGGCGGCTGTTCAGCTCGCTGCAGCAGCAGTTCCTGGCGCTGGTGCGCGGCACGCCAGGGCAGCTGCGCCCGCCGGTCGACGCTATCGAAGCGCTCTGGAACGAAAGCGAGGCTGACCATATCCGGCGCTCGCTGGCGTGCTCCGTGGTGGGCGACCCGGATGCGGTCGGCGCCGGCATGCAGCGCTTTGTCGATGACCTGCGCCCGGACGAGCTGATGATCACCGGCCAGATTTTCGACCACCAGGCGCGGCTGCGATCGTTCGAGATTGCCGCCGCTGCCGCGCGCAGCCTCAGGGCCAACGCCGCGCTCTGAGCCGTTGCCGGTATGACGCACGCCGCACTTGCGGCGTGCGCCGGCCGCTGTCTTTCATTTCCTGCCGGTTCTGGTTTGCATGGCGCCGAGGCGCTCGGATACATTAGAAGGCCGACACCACACAGAGGCGTGGCCACCAAGGCACGCGCCCACATAGTCCGCCCGATCCGCCGCCTCCAAAGCAATCTCCGGGGGCCGAGGGCAGCGACGACAGGAGACAGCGATGGACCTGCGGCAACGCGAGCACATCGAGACGGTGGTCCAGGCCACCGCCTACCTATCCCCGCCAGCCCTGCTCGCGGAGCGCATCGCGCATGACGCGATCATCCAGAATTCATGGCGGCGCTGCGTGCACCAGTACGGGCTCGATCCCTCGCGCATGCAGGAGGCGCGCATCCTGCCGCAGACGCGCCTGCGCGAACACCAGGAACGCATCGACGACTTCGCCCGCATCGCCCGCCACGGCCTGCAAAGCCTGCACGCGCAGGTGGCGGCGCTGGGCTACGTGGTGCTGCTGACCGATGCACAGGGCGTCACGGTCGACTATATCGGCGACACCCACACCGATGCCGCGCTGCGCCACGCCGGCCTCTACCTTGGCGCGGAATGGAGCGAGAGTGGCGCCGGCACCTGCGCGGTCGGCACCGCGCTGGTCACCGGGCAGGCGCTGACCGTGCACCAGGCCGACCATTTCGATGCCACCCATATCCCGCTGACCTGCACCGCCGCGCCGCTGTTCGACACGCATGGCAAGCTGCACGCCATCCTCGACATCTCGGCGCTGGTCTCGCCGCAGGCCAAGGACAGCCAGGGCCTGGCGCTGCAGATGGTGCGCATCTACGCCGCCCATATCGAGAACGCCAACTTCCTGCGGGCGCACCGGCGCGACTGGATCCTGAAGCTGAACGTCGCGCCCGAGTTTGTCGACGTCAACCCGGAATACCTGCTGGCGCTGGACGATGCCGGCCGCATCGTCGGCCACAACCATCGTGCCCGCCTGATGCTGGAGACCGAACTGAGCGGCATGCCCGGCGCCACCGTGCTCGGGCAGCCGTTCGAGACCTTGTTCGACGCCCGGCTGGAAGACCTGGGCCGCTATGTCTACTCGCGTCCCAGCGAGCAGCGCCTGGTCGCGCTCAACCGCAGCGGCGGCCTGCTCTACCTGAGCGTGATGCCGCCAGCGCTGGGCTGGCAGGCGCCCGCGGCACCGGCGCAGGTAGCGATGCCGGCGCCCCTGGCGGCGCTCAGCGGCGGCGATGCCGCGCTGGCGCAGCAGCTCGAGCGTGCCGCGCGCCTGGTCGATTCGCCGATCCACCTGCTGATCCAGGGCGAAACCGGCAGCGGCAAGGAGTTCTTCGCCAAGGCGCTGCACCAGGCCAGCGCGCGC
Encoded here:
- a CDS encoding sigma-54-dependent Fis family transcriptional regulator, which translates into the protein MDLRQREHIETVVQATAYLSPPALLAERIAHDAIIQNSWRRCVHQYGLDPSRMQEARILPQTRLREHQERIDDFARIARHGLQSLHAQVAALGYVVLLTDAQGVTVDYIGDTHTDAALRHAGLYLGAEWSESGAGTCAVGTALVTGQALTVHQADHFDATHIPLTCTAAPLFDTHGKLHAILDISALVSPQAKDSQGLALQMVRIYAAHIENANFLRAHRRDWILKLNVAPEFVDVNPEYLLALDDAGRIVGHNHRARLMLETELSGMPGATVLGQPFETLFDARLEDLGRYVYSRPSEQRLVALNRSGGLLYLSVMPPALGWQAPAAPAQVAMPAPLAALSGGDAALAQQLERAARLVDSPIHLLIQGETGSGKEFFAKALHQASARRAGPFVAVNCAAIPETLIESELFGHLPNSFSGAGSRGKRGLIQEADGGTLFLDEIGDMPRELQSRLLRVLAEGEVLPVGAARPVPVRLRVISATHHRLEQLVAEGRFREDLYYRLNGARFELPPLRARTDLEWLVRKLLQEGAGEPVTLSPAASERLRRHRWPGNLRELRNVLEYARAVCSGGYIDVHDLPDAVAGTAEPAAVAAQPASADRAPDHGTAAPFDPHQLPPEGMLLMQYLRASGWNLSAVARQIGISRMTLYRRMERYGIQSPNRRDGGEQA
- a CDS encoding IclR family transcriptional regulator produces the protein MTLKTLDGALALLTHFTVRQPTWGVRELAKHSGVHYAVVHRVLATFAANGFLVQDAATGKYSLGLRLFELGQVVRKSFSPDEIVRPVLEKLAAQSGETVFLSWLDGHEGLCVGLVQSQHQLRFSIELGERFPLYAGAHAKAMLAFQDEAFRDEVYRQAVARMGPHTTLERERIEQQLAEVRERGWAHTREEAAASVAGLALPLWSRDRSAVVGSVAIAGPQQRLDDAAVPRLLEALRDASGRLEDVIGFVR
- a CDS encoding LLM class flavin-dependent oxidoreductase, which encodes MTRDSLPAGNGVAYSVLDLAPIPQGSDAGQAMRNSLDLARHAEQLGYHRYWLAEHHNMPGIASAATAVLIGYVANGTHSIRVGSGGVMLPNHSPLVIAEQFGTLASLYPGRIDLGLGRAPGTDQATARALRRHLASDSADTFPQDVEELQAYFDDVRPGQRLRAVPGAGLKVPIWLLGSSLFSAQLAAAMGLPFAFASHFAPGFMRQAVDLYRRTFRPSETLDRPYVMLGLNVFAADTGDEARRLFSSLQQQFLALVRGTPGQLRPPVDAIEALWNESEADHIRRSLACSVVGDPDAVGAGMQRFVDDLRPDELMITGQIFDHQARLRSFEIAAAAARSLRANAAL